Proteins encoded within one genomic window of Bradyrhizobium sp. CB1717:
- a CDS encoding CoA transferase, which yields MGGVLEGVRVLDFGRYIAGPYCATLLAEFGAEVIRVEKRDGSEDRFVAPVGEGGEGALFLQINRNKKCITLDPMKVEGQEVMRRLIATADVVVANLPPQTLRAMKLDYDSLRAIKPDIILTTATAFGGPGPWSDRVGFDGVGQVMSGSVYMTGAGDPPYRAAVNWVDFGTALHCAFGTLAALIERGKSGRGQIVEGALLATALSFTNATLIEQAVINVNRVPTGNLGQTAAPADIYRTKDGWVLCQVTGHPLFKRWAKLMGEEDKWLNDPRFADDISRGNNGAVISERMARWCAERTTQEAVDTLGKAMIPTGPVLSPQQALDHPHIRAAGFIQEVDYPGLPKPAPVMRAAVRLSETPGEIAARPPTLGEHTDRVLAELGYDTAAIAALRQSGII from the coding sequence ATGGGAGGAGTTCTGGAAGGCGTGCGCGTCCTCGATTTCGGGCGCTATATCGCGGGGCCGTATTGCGCGACCCTGCTGGCCGAATTCGGCGCCGAGGTTATTCGCGTGGAGAAGCGCGACGGCAGCGAGGACCGCTTCGTCGCGCCGGTCGGTGAGGGCGGCGAAGGGGCGCTGTTCCTCCAGATCAACCGCAACAAGAAGTGCATCACGCTCGATCCGATGAAGGTGGAGGGGCAGGAGGTGATGCGCCGCCTGATCGCGACCGCCGACGTGGTGGTCGCCAATCTGCCGCCGCAGACCCTGCGTGCGATGAAGCTCGATTACGACTCGCTTCGCGCGATCAAGCCCGACATCATCCTCACCACGGCAACGGCGTTCGGCGGGCCGGGACCGTGGTCCGATCGCGTCGGCTTCGACGGTGTCGGCCAGGTCATGTCGGGCTCGGTGTACATGACCGGCGCCGGCGATCCGCCCTACCGGGCCGCGGTGAACTGGGTCGATTTCGGTACCGCGTTGCATTGCGCCTTCGGGACGCTCGCCGCGCTGATCGAGCGCGGCAAGTCCGGCCGCGGGCAGATCGTCGAGGGCGCGCTGCTCGCAACCGCGCTGTCCTTCACCAATGCCACGCTGATCGAGCAGGCCGTGATCAACGTCAATCGCGTGCCGACCGGAAACCTTGGCCAGACCGCAGCGCCCGCCGACATCTACCGCACCAAGGACGGCTGGGTGCTGTGCCAGGTCACGGGACATCCGCTGTTCAAGCGCTGGGCCAAGCTGATGGGCGAGGAAGACAAATGGCTGAACGATCCGCGCTTTGCCGACGACATCAGCCGCGGCAACAACGGCGCCGTCATCAGCGAACGGATGGCGCGCTGGTGCGCCGAACGCACCACGCAGGAGGCCGTCGACACCTTGGGCAAGGCGATGATCCCGACCGGACCCGTGTTGAGCCCGCAACAGGCGCTCGATCATCCGCACATCCGCGCCGCCGGTTTCATCCAGGAGGTCGACTATCCCGGCTTGCCGAAACCCGCGCCGGTGATGCGTGCCGCCGTGCGGCTGTCGGAGACGCCGGGAGAGATTGCGGCGCGTCCACCTACGCTCGGTGAGCATACCGATCGCGTCCTCGCCGAGCTCGGCTATGACACGGCTGCAATCGCGGCGCTTCGGCAGAGCGGCATCATCTAG
- a CDS encoding malonyl-CoA synthase, with translation MTSNLYDRLLAGAESDQSICIEKDDGTTLSYADLAALSGRCANFLAKIGIGPNHRVAAKVEKSVEAVALYLATLRAGAVYLPLNTAYTPTETEYFIRDAQPTLIVCDPREEADLRAIAAKAGGRVETLDHRGKGSLADAAADFPAGFDTVARTNDDLAAILYTSGTTGRSKGAMLTHGNLSSNALTLVQEWRYASKDVLIHALPIYHVHGLFVACNVSFAARARILFMQKFDAERILATMARSTVLMGVPTFYVRLLESANLDERATANMRLFVAGSAPLLAETHRAWKERTGHAILERYGMTETGMIASNPYEGARIAGSVGRPLPAVEVRVTDPETGTILPVGDVGMIEVKGPNVFAGYWNMPDKTATEFRADGFFITGDLGKLDAQGYLHIVGRGKDLIITGGFNVYPKEIETEIDAIPGVSESAVVGVPHADFGEGVTAAVVRSPNSSVDERVILDALSGRLAKFKQPKRVIFVDTLPRNTMGKVQKNLLRERFATIYTTKAG, from the coding sequence ATGACCTCGAACCTGTATGATCGCCTGCTTGCCGGCGCGGAGTCCGACCAGTCCATCTGCATCGAGAAGGACGACGGCACGACCTTGAGCTATGCCGACCTTGCTGCGCTGAGCGGCAGGTGCGCGAATTTCCTCGCCAAGATCGGCATCGGCCCGAATCACCGCGTCGCAGCCAAGGTCGAGAAATCCGTCGAGGCCGTCGCGCTGTATCTTGCGACGCTGCGCGCCGGCGCCGTCTATCTGCCGCTCAACACCGCCTATACGCCGACTGAGACCGAGTATTTCATCCGCGACGCGCAGCCGACATTGATCGTATGCGATCCCCGGGAAGAAGCTGATTTGCGCGCCATCGCCGCCAAGGCAGGCGGCCGGGTCGAGACGCTCGATCACCGCGGCAAGGGCTCGCTCGCCGATGCCGCGGCAGACTTCCCGGCGGGATTCGACACCGTCGCCAGGACGAATGACGATCTCGCAGCCATCCTCTACACGTCGGGCACGACCGGCCGCTCGAAGGGAGCCATGCTGACGCACGGCAATCTTTCTTCGAACGCCCTGACGCTCGTCCAGGAGTGGCGCTATGCGAGCAAGGACGTGCTGATCCATGCCCTGCCGATCTATCACGTTCACGGGCTCTTCGTGGCCTGCAACGTCTCCTTCGCCGCACGCGCGCGCATCCTGTTCATGCAGAAGTTCGACGCCGAACGCATTCTGGCAACGATGGCGCGCAGCACCGTTCTGATGGGCGTGCCGACCTTCTATGTCCGCCTGCTCGAGAGTGCGAACCTGGACGAGCGAGCCACCGCCAACATGAGGCTGTTCGTCGCCGGCTCGGCGCCGCTGCTGGCCGAGACACACCGGGCCTGGAAGGAGCGGACCGGGCATGCGATTCTGGAACGCTACGGCATGACCGAGACCGGCATGATTGCGTCCAATCCCTACGAGGGGGCTCGCATTGCCGGCTCGGTCGGCCGGCCGCTTCCCGCCGTCGAGGTTCGCGTCACCGATCCCGAGACCGGCACAATCCTCCCCGTTGGCGACGTCGGCATGATCGAGGTGAAGGGGCCGAATGTGTTCGCCGGCTACTGGAACATGCCGGACAAGACCGCCACTGAATTCCGCGCTGACGGCTTCTTCATCACTGGCGACCTCGGCAAGCTCGACGCGCAGGGCTATCTCCATATCGTCGGCCGCGGCAAGGATCTCATCATCACCGGCGGGTTCAACGTCTATCCGAAGGAGATCGAGACCGAGATCGACGCCATTCCCGGGGTGTCCGAAAGCGCCGTCGTCGGCGTGCCGCACGCCGACTTCGGCGAAGGCGTCACCGCCGCCGTGGTCCGCTCGCCCAATTCGTCGGTGGACGAGCGCGTCATTCTCGACGCGCTGTCGGGACGTCTCGCCAAGTTCAAGCAGCCCAAGCGCGTCATCTTCGTGGACACATTGCCGCGCAACACGATGGGCAAGGTACAGAAGAATCTGCTGCGCGAGCGTTTCGCCACGATTTACACGACCAAGGCCGGCTAG